Within the Mesotoga infera genome, the region AGATCCTCGATGTGAAGCTGGAATTTGTTGTTGTGAACTGGGACGGAATAATTCCCGCTCTCATGTCGAACAAATTCGACATCATCTGGTCGGCAATGACTATTACTCCGGAAAGGGCATTGAGAGTCAACTTTACAGATCCATACCTTACCGTGGGTCAGATAATTCTCTACAACACGAACAAGTATGAGCTTCCACCAACCGAAGAAGATTTGAATGATCCAGATGTCAAGATCGCGGTACAACTTGGATCGACCGGTGCAGAAGCGGCGAACAGACTTCTCTCCGAAGCTCAGATCTTTATGTTTGAGACAATCGACGAGGCAGCCTTCCAGGTCGCTTCGGGACGAGCCGACGCAATGATCTTCGACTCGATCTATGCAAGATTCATGGCCAAGAAATACGACCAGCTGGAAGTTACTGAAGACCTCCTCACCAGGGAGGACTTCGGAGTGGCAATCCCAAAGGGCGATTTCGAGACGCTCCAGTGGATGAATACTTTCATTCAGTGGATAAAAACAACGGGAACGCTCGAAGAACTCCAAGACTACTGGTTCGTAGAATACGAGCCCGAGTTCTAAGGACGGTTTTTA harbors:
- a CDS encoding transporter substrate-binding domain-containing protein, which produces MKKLLVVVVLLCMTLAFGSLIDEVKQRGVLRVGQDAGYMPLYGTNPDGDRIGLEVDLLKKMAEILDVKLEFVVVNWDGIIPALMSNKFDIIWSAMTITPERALRVNFTDPYLTVGQIILYNTNKYELPPTEEDLNDPDVKIAVQLGSTGAEAANRLLSEAQIFMFETIDEAAFQVASGRADAMIFDSIYARFMAKKYDQLEVTEDLLTREDFGVAIPKGDFETLQWMNTFIQWIKTTGTLEELQDYWFVEYEPEF